The proteins below come from a single Drosophila miranda strain MSH22 chromosome Y unlocalized genomic scaffold, D.miranda_PacBio2.1 Contig_Y1_pilon, whole genome shotgun sequence genomic window:
- the LOC117189854 gene encoding sentrin-specific protease 8-like isoform X1 produces the protein MLPQDRNILRQHTSQKQSSNQTGSSRRVGGKSGTPNRSNNNHHSKMSSNSKADPISLSFHDSCLRMSDVQLLHGPRWLNDQILSFYYEYLTHVKYKTNDDIVFIAPEVTQCMKYMDDQELEQLMDQNKATRKPFIFFALNDNMSFEAGGTHWSLLVFSRPEKTFYHFDSYGNNNTSNSVELMNKVKETMDMRSAKFRPMRCLQQANGYDCGIHVICMTDHIADYLNRYEVIDGLPPLQADTVKAKRTELLKLILSLGGKN, from the exons ATGCTGCCCCAAGATAGAAACATTTTAAG GCAACATACAAGCCAGAAACAGAGTTCGAATCAAACAGGGTCTTCGAGACGCGTCGGTGGAAAGAGCGGCACCCCAAATAGATCCAACAACAACCATCACTCCAAGATGAGCTCCAACTCGAAGGCGGATCCCATCTCACTGAGCTTCCACGACTCGTGTCTGCGGATGTCCGACGTGCAGCTGCTGCATGGGCCCCGCTGGCTGAACGACCAGATTTTGAGCTTCTACTACGAGTACCTGACGCACGTGAAGTACAAGACAAACGACGATATCGTCTTCATAGCCCCCGAGGTGACCCAATGCATGAAGTACATGGACGACCAGGAGCTGGAGCAACTCATGGATCAGAACAAGGCCACTAGGAAGCCATTTATATTCTTCGCCTTGAATGACAACATGAGCTTCGAGGCCGGTGGCACGCACTGGTCGTTGCTGGTGTTCTCGCGACCGGAGAAGACGTTCTATCACTTTGACTCGTACGGAAACAACAACACTAGCAACTCTGTGGAGCTGATGAACAAGGTGAAGGAAACTATGGACATGCGCTCTGCCAAGTTTCGTCCAATGCGCTGCCTGCAGCAGGCCAACGGCTACGACTGCGGCATACACGTCATTTGTATGACCGACCACATTGCCGACTATCTAAATAGGTATGAGGTGATTGATGGACTACCGCCGCTGCAGGCTGACACCGTTAAAGCCAAACGCACGGAACTGCTCAAGCTGATCTTGTCGCTGGGCGGCAAGAACTAG
- the LOC117189855 gene encoding sentrin-specific protease 8-like yields MLPQDRNILRQHTSQNQSSNQTGSSRRVGGKSGTPNRSNNNHHSKMSSNSKADPISLSFHDSCLRLSDVKLLHGPRWLNDQILSFYYEYLTHVKYKTNDDIVFIAPEVTQCMKYMDDQELEQLMDQNKATRKPFIFFALNDNMSFEAGGTHWSLLVFSRPEKTFYHFDSYGNNTSNSVELMNKVKETMDMRCTVRLVAAVRRPRVFGIRRKLGTV; encoded by the exons ATGCTGCCCCAAGATAGAAACATTTTAAG GCAACATACAAGCCAGAACCAGAGTTCGAATCAAACAGGGTCTTCGAGACGCGTCGGTGGAAAGAGCGGCACCCCAAATAGATCCAACAACAACCATCACTCCAAGATGAGCTCCAACTCGAAGGCGGATCCCATCTCACTGAGCTTCCACGACTCGTGTCTGCGGCTGTCCGACGTGAAGCTGCTGCATGGGCCCCGCTGGCTGAACGACCAGATTTTGAGCTTCTACTACGAGTACCTGACGCACGTGAAGTACAAGACAAACGACGATATCGTCTTCATAGCCCCCGAGGTGACCCAATGCATGAAGTACATGGACGACCAGGAGCTGGAGCAACTCATGGATCAGAACAAGGCCACTAGGAAGCCATTTATATTCTTCGCCTTGAATGACAACATGAGCTTCGAGGCCGGTGGCACGCACTGGTCGTTGCTGGTGTTCTCGCGACCGGAGAAGACGTTCTATCACTTTGACTCGTACGGAAACAACACTAGCAACTCTGTGGAGCTGATGAACAAGGTGAAGGAAACTATGGACATGCGCTGTACGGTGAG GCTTGTAGCTGCTGTGAGGAGGCCTAGGGTTTTTGGGATCCGCCGAAAATTAGGCACCGTCTAA
- the LOC117191754 gene encoding uncharacterized protein LOC117191754, with amino-acid sequence MFNSIEITDSDEEANFVVDAIEPKCSGTRRPSGESKESAVIEITPKKAKPAFLAKVASTSPSSSDKTGTSPGTGTDVNDKSNAKGPGRQRSRKSQHQTLRMSPADIQFETIALEDEETRRANKMASVKTDEPQLQGNVVDAIDNMINGHEMQALIKRIARERVRCNFLLATYQLPDMNFALSTHIDTLRYQFRERLKQRNERNLLSAATTSRPTVPTTSRPTLATTVNPTKGTTGKDRARQPQS; translated from the coding sequence ATGTTCAATTCCATTGAAATAACAGATTCTGACGAAGAAGCCAATTTCGTCGTGGACGCAATAGAGCCAAAATGTTCTGGAACTCGGCGGCCATCAGGCGAATCAAAAGAAAGCGCAGTAATTGAAATTACTCCAAAAAAAGCAAAACCGGCGTTTTTGGCAAAGGTCGCATCAACGTCGCCATCTTCCTCGGATAAAACAGGCACATCCCCTGGCACAGGAACAGACGTCAACGATAAATCCAATGCCAAAGGCCCAGGACGACAAAGGTCTCGAAAGAGCCAGCATCAAACCCTTCGTATGAGCCCCGCCGACATACAGTTCGAGACCATTGCTTTGGAGGATGAAGAAACACGAAGAGCCAATAAGATGGCCAGCGTAAAGACAGATGAACCACAGCTACAGGGAAATGTGGTGGACGCCATTGACAACATGATAAATGGCCACGAAATGCAGGCGCTTATCAAACGCATTGCCAGGGAGCGCGTACGCTGTAACTTTTTGCTGGCCACCTATCAATTGCCCGACATGAATTTCGCGCTGAGCACTCACATTGATACACTACGTTATCAATTTCGGGAACGTCTTAAGCAGCGGAACGAGCGGAATTTATTAAGTGCAGCGACAACATCTCGTCCTACCGTACCGACTACATCTCGCCCTACTCTAGCAACAACCGTCAATCCCACTAAAGGGACGACCGGCAAGGACAGAGCCAGACAGCCCCAGTCGTAA
- the LOC117189854 gene encoding sentrin-specific protease 8-like isoform X2, whose protein sequence is MSSNSKADPISLSFHDSCLRMSDVQLLHGPRWLNDQILSFYYEYLTHVKYKTNDDIVFIAPEVTQCMKYMDDQELEQLMDQNKATRKPFIFFALNDNMSFEAGGTHWSLLVFSRPEKTFYHFDSYGNNNTSNSVELMNKVKETMDMRSAKFRPMRCLQQANGYDCGIHVICMTDHIADYLNRYEVIDGLPPLQADTVKAKRTELLKLILSLGGKN, encoded by the coding sequence ATGAGCTCCAACTCGAAGGCGGATCCCATCTCACTGAGCTTCCACGACTCGTGTCTGCGGATGTCCGACGTGCAGCTGCTGCATGGGCCCCGCTGGCTGAACGACCAGATTTTGAGCTTCTACTACGAGTACCTGACGCACGTGAAGTACAAGACAAACGACGATATCGTCTTCATAGCCCCCGAGGTGACCCAATGCATGAAGTACATGGACGACCAGGAGCTGGAGCAACTCATGGATCAGAACAAGGCCACTAGGAAGCCATTTATATTCTTCGCCTTGAATGACAACATGAGCTTCGAGGCCGGTGGCACGCACTGGTCGTTGCTGGTGTTCTCGCGACCGGAGAAGACGTTCTATCACTTTGACTCGTACGGAAACAACAACACTAGCAACTCTGTGGAGCTGATGAACAAGGTGAAGGAAACTATGGACATGCGCTCTGCCAAGTTTCGTCCAATGCGCTGCCTGCAGCAGGCCAACGGCTACGACTGCGGCATACACGTCATTTGTATGACCGACCACATTGCCGACTATCTAAATAGGTATGAGGTGATTGATGGACTACCGCCGCTGCAGGCTGACACCGTTAAAGCCAAACGCACGGAACTGCTCAAGCTGATCTTGTCGCTGGGCGGCAAGAACTAG